One Cellulomonas sp. NS3 genomic region harbors:
- a CDS encoding TIGR03557 family F420-dependent LLM class oxidoreductase, with protein MAQGVTAAGLTVGYAAMLEQFHPSEVVDLSAYAEENGFSGVMAADHFQPWVPAQGQSAFVWNVLSALGERTRGDLGPGVTAPTFRWHPAMVAQASATLAAMYPGRHWLGLGSGEALNEHVVAGYWPEAPERINRMFEAIEIINKLFTASLAGKDVKHSGTFYKLESTRLWTMPEVPPEILVATAGPVTAKRTGRHADGLITVGAPLEKISGLFAKFAEGAREAGKDPDAMPKVLQLHLSWAETDEQALTNAMTEWPNGGMKFPKADIRSPFDFEQMAKLVRPEDFQGRMVISADPDVHRAEIQKYVDLGFDRIYLHNVGRNQREWIDVFGRDVLPSLVR; from the coding sequence GCAGTTCCACCCGAGCGAGGTCGTGGACCTGTCCGCGTACGCCGAGGAGAACGGCTTCTCGGGCGTCATGGCGGCGGACCACTTCCAGCCGTGGGTCCCGGCCCAGGGGCAGTCCGCGTTCGTGTGGAACGTCCTGTCCGCGCTGGGCGAGCGCACCCGCGGCGACCTCGGCCCCGGGGTGACGGCACCGACGTTCCGCTGGCACCCTGCGATGGTCGCGCAGGCGTCGGCGACGCTCGCGGCGATGTACCCCGGGCGGCACTGGCTCGGGCTCGGGTCCGGCGAGGCGCTCAACGAGCACGTCGTCGCCGGGTACTGGCCGGAGGCGCCCGAGCGGATCAACCGCATGTTCGAGGCCATCGAGATCATCAACAAGCTGTTCACGGCGTCGCTCGCGGGCAAGGACGTCAAGCACTCGGGCACGTTCTACAAGCTCGAGTCGACCCGGCTGTGGACGATGCCCGAGGTCCCGCCGGAGATCCTCGTCGCGACCGCCGGGCCCGTGACCGCCAAGCGGACGGGCCGCCACGCCGACGGGCTCATCACGGTCGGCGCGCCGCTCGAGAAGATCTCCGGGCTGTTCGCCAAGTTCGCCGAGGGCGCGCGCGAGGCCGGCAAGGACCCCGACGCGATGCCCAAGGTGCTCCAGCTGCACCTGTCCTGGGCCGAGACCGACGAGCAGGCCCTCACGAACGCGATGACCGAGTGGCCCAACGGCGGCATGAAGTTCCCCAAGGCCGACATCCGCTCGCCTTTCGACTTCGAGCAGATGGCCAAGCTCGTGCGCCCCGAGGACTTCCAGGGCCGCATGGTCATCTCCGCGGACCCCGACGTGCACCGCGCCGAGATCCAGAAGTACGTCGACCTCGGCTTCGACCGCATCTACCTGCACAACGTGGGCCGCAACCAGCGCGAGTGGATCGACGTCTTCGGCCGCGACGTCCTGCCGAGCCTGGTGCGATGA
- a CDS encoding coenzyme F420-0:L-glutamate ligase, with product MSELRVWAPDGLPEVVPGDDLVELVAGALADPALPAPADGDIVVVTSKIVSKAEGRVVPAADREDAITAETVRVVATREHPGGVTRIVENRLGLVMAAAGVDASNTPEGTVLLLPLDPDASARRLRDGLRARFGVRLGVLLTDTAGRPWRHGQTDLAIGAAGVRVLDDLRGRPDAHGRALQVSQAAVADEIAGAAELVKGKATGRPVAVVRGLAEHVTDEEGPGARSLVRLGPEDMFEQGSAEAYAQGWKDAADGRGGPQRGGRAPA from the coding sequence ATGAGCGAGCTGCGCGTCTGGGCGCCCGACGGACTGCCCGAGGTCGTGCCCGGCGACGACCTCGTCGAGCTCGTCGCGGGCGCGCTCGCCGACCCCGCGCTGCCCGCGCCGGCGGACGGGGACATCGTGGTCGTGACGAGCAAGATCGTGTCCAAGGCCGAGGGGCGGGTCGTGCCGGCGGCGGACCGCGAGGACGCGATCACCGCCGAGACAGTGCGGGTCGTCGCGACGCGCGAGCACCCCGGCGGCGTGACGCGGATCGTCGAGAACCGGCTCGGCCTCGTGATGGCCGCCGCGGGGGTCGACGCGTCGAACACGCCCGAGGGCACCGTGCTGCTGCTGCCGCTCGACCCCGACGCGTCCGCGCGGCGCCTGCGGGACGGCCTGCGCGCGCGGTTCGGGGTTCGGCTCGGCGTCCTGCTGACCGACACCGCGGGCCGGCCCTGGCGGCACGGGCAGACCGACCTCGCGATCGGTGCCGCGGGCGTGCGCGTGCTCGACGACCTGCGCGGGCGGCCCGACGCGCACGGGCGTGCGCTGCAGGTCAGCCAGGCCGCGGTCGCCGACGAGATCGCGGGCGCCGCGGAGCTCGTCAAGGGCAAGGCCACCGGGCGGCCCGTCGCGGTCGTGCGCGGCCTCGCCGAGCACGTGACCGACGAGGAGGGCCCGGGCGCGCGCAGCCTGGTACGGCTCGGCCCGGAGGACATGTTCGAGCAGGGCAGCGCGGAGGCGTACGCGCAGGGCTGGAAGGACGCGGCCGACGGGCGCGGCGGTCCCCAGCGCGGGGGCCGGGCACCCGCGTGA